The following coding sequences are from one Sphingomonadaceae bacterium OTU29LAMAA1 window:
- a CDS encoding alpha-ketoacid dehydrogenase subunit beta: MNMIQAINSALDICMTRDPNVLVMGEDVGYFGGVFRATAGLQAKHGKTRVFDTPITETGIMGVAIGMGAYGLRPVPEIQFADYIYPALDQLVSEAARLRYRSAGEFTSPITIRSPYGGGIFGGQTHSQSPEGIFTHVSGMKTVIPATPYDAKGLLIAAIEDNDPVLFLEPKRIYNGPFNGYWDKPAENWSKHDAGAVPTGYYKVPLGKAAVVREGEALTVLCYGTMVHVCTAVMAEHGVDAEIVDLRTLVPLDIETIEASVKKTGRCMIVHEATRTSGFGAELSALVQERCFYHLEAPIERVTGYDTPYPHSLEWAYFPGPVRIGQALKKIMKDA, from the coding sequence ATGAACATGATCCAGGCGATCAACTCCGCGCTCGACATCTGCATGACCCGCGATCCGAACGTGCTGGTGATGGGCGAGGACGTCGGCTATTTCGGCGGTGTCTTCCGCGCCACCGCCGGCTTGCAGGCGAAGCACGGCAAGACGCGCGTGTTCGATACGCCGATCACCGAGACGGGCATCATGGGCGTTGCGATCGGCATGGGTGCCTATGGCCTGCGCCCGGTCCCGGAAATCCAGTTCGCCGACTATATCTACCCTGCGCTCGACCAGCTGGTCAGCGAGGCGGCGCGCCTGCGGTATCGCTCGGCAGGCGAGTTCACCTCCCCGATCACGATCCGCTCGCCCTACGGCGGCGGCATCTTCGGCGGGCAAACGCACTCGCAGTCGCCCGAGGGCATCTTCACGCACGTGTCGGGCATGAAGACGGTGATCCCGGCGACCCCCTATGACGCCAAGGGGCTGCTGATCGCCGCGATCGAGGATAACGATCCGGTCCTGTTTCTTGAACCCAAGCGCATCTACAACGGCCCGTTCAACGGCTATTGGGACAAGCCGGCCGAGAATTGGTCGAAGCATGACGCCGGTGCGGTACCGACCGGTTACTACAAGGTTCCGCTCGGCAAGGCGGCGGTGGTGCGAGAGGGCGAGGCGCTGACCGTGCTCTGCTACGGCACGATGGTGCACGTCTGCACCGCGGTGATGGCCGAGCATGGCGTTGACGCCGAGATCGTCGACCTTCGCACGCTCGTGCCGCTCGATATCGAGACGATCGAGGCGTCGGTAAAGAAGACCGGTCGCTGCATGATCGTGCACGAGGCGACGCGCACCAGCGGTTTCGGCGCGGAGCTGTCGGCGTTGGTGCAGGAGCGCTGCTTCTATCACCTCGAAGCGCCGATCGAGCGCGTCACCGGCTATGACACGCCGTATCCACACAGCCTGGAATGGGCATATTTTCCGGGGCCGGTCCGCATCGGCCAGGCCCTCAAGAAGATCATGAAGGACGCATAA